The following are from one region of the Vibrio hyugaensis genome:
- the hpf gene encoding ribosome hibernation-promoting factor, HPF/YfiA family, with amino-acid sequence MTMNITGKNIEITSAIRAHIESKFKKLEKWQVDIIGCQATFSEEPNKQKKFEAVITVPKGQLIASATHEDLYAAINEVEQKLERQLNKLTHKPEARRASKPELVEEEE; translated from the coding sequence ATGACAATGAACATCACTGGTAAAAATATCGAAATCACCTCTGCAATCCGAGCTCATATTGAGAGCAAATTTAAAAAGCTGGAGAAATGGCAAGTAGACATCATCGGATGCCAAGCAACTTTCAGTGAGGAACCAAACAAACAGAAGAAATTCGAAGCCGTTATTACGGTTCCTAAAGGGCAACTAATCGCCTCAGCTACTCACGAAGATCTTTACGCAGCTATCAACGAAGTGGAGCAAAAACTAGAACGACAATTGAATAAGCTGACCCACAAACCTGAAGCTCGACGTGCTAGCAAGCCGGAGTTAGTGGAAGAAGAAGAGTAA
- a CDS encoding lytic transglycosylase F — MALSKLWTGLLLLLSASAFALELSPLRQPPYTGDLDVIKEKNVLRVLVSADLGFYYIEGGEPKGIGAELLAHFERDLRKLKPKINIQIIPVSRDELFPSLEQGLGDLVVANLTITDARKKLVDFSDPAITGIEEWVITDKKTPVMTKLDQLSGKEIWVRASSSYFESIQALNKQLNKKGLPPVVVHFIEETLQDYELVGMLNNGYVKAIVLDSHKAKLWMSFMDDIRSHTKIPLRTGGEIAWAMRHDSPELKKVVNKFIKTSRSGTLLGNVIYGKYIDNTNWLNKALNPKKIAQLEKLSSLFSKYGEKYDFDYLLIAAVAYQESGFNNNLVSSRGAVGIMQILPSTASDPNVNIKNVRNLENNVHAGVKYMAFLRQYYFSDEAISKENKLYLTLAAYNAGPGNIERMRKRAAQQGYDPNVWFHNVEVVTRRSLGETVRYVTNVNRYYVIYKQLESLDLAKTLDNVLLAPEDPVFMTPLKKISQTP, encoded by the coding sequence ATGGCATTATCAAAGCTATGGACAGGACTTCTACTGTTACTCTCAGCATCAGCATTTGCTTTAGAGTTGTCCCCTCTGAGACAGCCCCCTTACACAGGTGATCTCGATGTCATTAAAGAGAAGAACGTCTTGCGTGTGTTGGTATCTGCCGATTTGGGTTTCTACTACATAGAGGGAGGTGAACCAAAAGGGATTGGCGCTGAGTTGCTTGCGCATTTTGAGAGAGATTTACGCAAACTCAAACCTAAGATCAATATTCAAATCATTCCTGTATCTCGTGATGAGCTGTTTCCTTCCCTAGAACAAGGGCTGGGAGATCTGGTTGTTGCGAACCTCACCATTACCGACGCACGTAAGAAATTGGTTGATTTTAGTGATCCTGCCATTACGGGAATTGAAGAGTGGGTGATCACCGACAAAAAAACACCTGTGATGACCAAGCTTGACCAGTTAAGCGGCAAGGAAATATGGGTACGTGCCAGTTCAAGTTACTTCGAGAGCATTCAGGCATTAAACAAACAACTTAATAAGAAAGGCTTACCACCTGTTGTTGTGCATTTCATAGAAGAAACACTACAAGACTACGAATTGGTGGGAATGCTCAACAATGGCTATGTCAAAGCCATCGTTCTTGATAGCCACAAAGCCAAGTTGTGGATGAGCTTTATGGATGATATTCGCTCTCATACCAAAATCCCCCTCCGCACCGGCGGTGAGATAGCATGGGCAATGAGGCACGATAGTCCAGAGTTGAAGAAAGTGGTGAATAAATTCATCAAGACATCAAGATCCGGCACCTTATTGGGCAATGTGATTTACGGCAAATATATCGATAATACTAATTGGCTCAACAAAGCCCTCAACCCGAAAAAAATCGCGCAATTAGAAAAGCTCTCTTCCTTATTCTCTAAATATGGAGAGAAATACGATTTTGATTATCTGCTTATCGCCGCAGTGGCCTATCAAGAATCTGGATTTAACAATAATCTAGTATCGAGTCGAGGTGCAGTTGGCATCATGCAAATTCTGCCAAGTACTGCCAGCGACCCAAACGTAAACATTAAAAACGTTCGAAACTTGGAGAACAATGTCCATGCTGGTGTGAAGTACATGGCCTTTCTACGTCAATACTACTTCAGCGATGAAGCAATCAGTAAAGAGAACAAACTGTACCTAACGCTTGCCGCATACAATGCAGGGCCTGGAAATATAGAGAGAATGCGCAAACGCGCCGCGCAACAAGGTTATGACCCAAACGTTTGGTTTCACAATGTAGAAGTGGTGACGCGACGTAGCTTAGGCGAGACCGTCAGATACGTCACTAACGTGAACCGCTACTACGTTATTTACAAGCAACTCGAAAGCCTCGACCTAGCCAAGACATTGGACAACGTCTTATTAGCGCCAGAAGACCCTGTGTTCATGACGCCATTGAAGAAAATAAGCCAAACGCCATAA